Proteins co-encoded in one Armatimonadota bacterium genomic window:
- a CDS encoding tetratricopeptide repeat protein, whose amino-acid sequence MICKNCGKNNEDDSKYCRECGTRLFSGKQLTPDDHLKIGELIYSAYKHSEAGRLDDAILACQGALAIDDDNASAHSLLGSLYEKRGDISLAIAEYERVVALNPNSIADQQKLLDLRSGKVSKVVQAKKREEYFEKLRPYFPSIAAATVTLFILIIGLCMLRGSSGSSKETKRHYAQSRPPQQSTAYPGQPSQPFMGSPQPGTQVQGQQMNPMQGIQQATGQQTASQSTAERKPETERQQAEAPRIAKQGIPSVPLPGTENKQQTQVKSGESVRQPSNKTTATTSKEQPVIVPLTDGVEAQAQPSPPAAPPKPAPTIIVHEPAPEPPIDVEDKAVQLQRAGKYREAISAYRESLNQTTDPGRVYQQIALCYQRLGEYSQAIDNYNRAIRSFREQQAAGRDAAEVQKNIRSCGAGIEVCRNHAR is encoded by the coding sequence ATGATCTGTAAAAATTGCGGGAAAAACAACGAGGATGATAGCAAGTATTGCCGGGAGTGTGGCACCAGGCTGTTTTCGGGAAAACAGCTAACGCCAGATGATCACCTCAAAATTGGCGAGCTAATTTACAGCGCATATAAGCACAGCGAGGCCGGACGGTTGGATGACGCCATACTCGCGTGCCAGGGTGCACTTGCTATAGACGACGACAATGCGTCTGCGCATTCGCTTCTTGGTTCATTATACGAGAAACGTGGCGATATTAGTCTTGCCATTGCAGAGTACGAGCGCGTGGTAGCTCTAAATCCTAACAGTATAGCAGACCAACAGAAGCTTTTAGACCTAAGGAGCGGGAAGGTTAGTAAAGTAGTCCAAGCGAAAAAGAGAGAAGAGTATTTTGAAAAGCTTCGACCATATTTCCCCTCTATTGCAGCAGCTACTGTAACCCTATTCATACTAATCATTGGGTTATGCATGCTTAGAGGTTCGTCCGGAAGCAGTAAAGAAACAAAGCGGCATTACGCACAAAGCCGTCCACCTCAGCAATCTACAGCCTATCCTGGTCAGCCTAGTCAACCATTCATGGGAAGCCCCCAGCCTGGAACCCAGGTGCAGGGCCAGCAGATGAATCCGATGCAAGGCATCCAGCAGGCCACGGGCCAGCAAACAGCCAGTCAATCAACAGCAGAAAGGAAGCCTGAAACTGAACGTCAGCAGGCCGAGGCGCCAAGGATTGCTAAGCAAGGTATTCCTTCAGTGCCGCTTCCTGGTACGGAAAATAAGCAGCAGACTCAGGTGAAGAGCGGAGAATCTGTGCGACAGCCTTCTAATAAAACTACGGCTACTACTTCAAAGGAGCAGCCTGTGATAGTACCTCTAACGGATGGCGTCGAGGCTCAGGCTCAACCATCGCCGCCTGCAGCACCCCCAAAGCCAGCGCCCACTATAATCGTCCATGAGCCAGCGCCGGAACCGCCGATTGACGTTGAAGATAAGGCGGTCCAACTTCAGAGAGCTGGGAAATATAGAGAAGCAATCTCTGCGTATCGGGAATCGCTTAACCAGACAACCGATCCAGGGCGAGTATATCAGCAAATTGCGTTATGTTATCAGAGGCTTGGGGAGTACAGCCAGGCGATAGACAACTATAATAGAGCAATTCGGTCTTTCCGCGAACAGCAAGCTGCAGGTCGAGATGCGGCCGAAGTGCAAAAAAATATTCGTTCCTGTGGAGCCGGCATAGAGGTGTGTCGAAATCACGCTCGATAA